From Polaribacter haliotis:
CTCTTTAATACGTTCTTGATAGTTCCCTTTTGCAGTATCTATTTTAATTTTATCACCTTCATTAATAAATAAAGGCACATTTACAGTCGCACCAGTTTCTACTGTTGCTGGTTTTGTAGCGTTTGTAGCTGTATTTCCTTTAACACCAGGTTCTGTTGCAGTAACTTCTAAAATTACACTTGCTGGCATTTCCACAGAAAGTGGCATATTATCTTCAGAATTTATAATAATTGTTACGATTTCTCCTTCTTTCATTAATCCTGGTGTGTCTAAAGCTGCTTCTAACAATCGAATTTGTGTATAATCTGCTTCATTCATAAAATGATAGAATTCTCCATCGTGATATAAAAACTGAAATTTATGAGTTTCTACACGTACATCTTCAATTTTTCTTCCAGCAGGAAATGTATTATCAATAACTTTTCCGTTTGTAACACTTTTTAACTTAGTTCTTACAAATGCAGGGCCTTTTCCTGGTTTTACGTGTAAAAATTCTATGATTTTATAAATATCGTTATTGTATCTAATACACAATCCGTTTCTAATATCTGATGTTGTAGCCATTTATAATGTTCTGTTTTTTTGTTTCAATAAAATTAATGTAGGTCTATTATTTTGGTATTTTTTATGCTAATAATTTAGCTAGCATTAAAATATCCTTTCATAATTCCTCTGTGTGAATCTTTTATAAATTGAATAATTTCGTCTCTTTCTGGAGTTGCTTCCATTTCAGCCTCAATTATATCAATTGCTTGAGTGTAATTATAATTTTTTTGGAATAAAATTCTATAAATATTCTGAATTTCTCTAATTTTTTCGGTTGTATAACCACGTCTTCTTAATCCTACTGAATTAATACCAACATAAGATAAAGGTTCTCTTGCTGCTTTTACATATGGAGGAACATCTTTTCTAACCAAAGATCCTCCAGTTACAAAAGCATGTTTACCTACTGAAGCAAATTGATGAACTGCAACCATACCTGCTAAAACTACATTGTCTCCAATTGTTACGTGACCTGCCAAAGTAGAATTATTCGAAAAAATACAATTTTCTCCTACAAAACAATCGTGTGCAATATGACAGTATGCCATAATTAAACAATTGTCTCCAATTACTGTTTTCATTCTATCGGAAGTTCCTCTATTGATAGTAACACATTCGCGAATAGTTACATTGTCTCCAATTTCTACAGTGGTTTCTTCGTCGTCGAATTTTAAATCTTGTGGAATTGCAGAAATTACAGCTCCAGGAAAAATTCTACAATTTTTACCAATTCTAGCACCTTCCATAATGGTTACATTTGAACCAATCCATGTTCCAGAACCAATTGTTACATTGTTATGTATTGTTGTAAAAGGTTCTATTACAGCATTTCTTGCAATTTTTGCTTGCGGATGAACGTATGCTAAAGGTTGATTCATAATTTATTTTTTTCTTGCAATTTGTGCCATTAATTCTGCTTCTGCAACTAACTTACCATTTGCATAAGCGTATGCTTGCATGTGACAAATTCCTCTTCTAATTGGCGTAATTAATTCACACTTAAATATTAATGTATCTCCAGGCAACACTTTTTGTTTGAATTTTACATTGTCCATTTTCATGAAATATGTTAAATAATTTTCTGGGTCTGGTACTGTACTTAAAACTAAAATCCCTCCACATTGTGCCATTGCCTCTACTTGTAAAACTCCAGGCATTACTGGTGCTCCTGGAAAATGTCCAACGAAGAAATTTTCGTTCATTGTTACATTTTTCATTCCTACAACATGCTTGTCTGAAAGTTCGATAATTCTATCGACCAATAAAAACGGAGGTCTGTGTGGTAAAATATCCATTATTTGATGAATATCTAATAATGGAGGTTGATGTAAATCGTATCTTGGAATATTGTTTCTTTTTTCCGCTTTAATAATTTTCGCTAATTTCTTAGCAAAATTTGTATTTACCAAATGCCCTGGTTTGTTCGCGATAACTTTTCCTCTAATTCGAGTTCCTGTTAATGCTAAATCTCCAATTACATCTAATAATTTATGCCTTGCAGCTTCGTTTGCCCAATGTAAGGTTAAATTATCTAAAATTCCATTAGGTTTTATTGAAATGTCTTTCTTATTAAAAGCTTTTTTTAATTTTTCCATTGTACTTTCAGATAATTCTTTATCTACATATACAATAGCGTTATTTAAATCTCCCCCCTTTATTAAGTCGTTTTCTAACAACATTTCGATTTCATGCAAAAAACTGAAGGTTCTTGCATCTGCAATTTCTTTCTTAAAATCAGAAATTTTATCTAGAGTCGCATTTTGTGTGCCTAATATTTTTGTGCCAAAATCTACCATTGTTGTAACCTGATATTCGTCTGATGGCATTAAAATAATCTCACTTCCGGAAACTTCATCTTTGTAAGAAATAATTTCTTTTACGATATATTCTTCAACTTCTGCATCTTGTTCTTCGATTCCTGCCTTTTCTAAAGCTTCAATAAAAAACTTAGAAGAACCATCCATAATTGGTGGTTCAGAAGCATCTATTTCTATTAGTAAATTATCTATATCTAAACCAACTGCTGCTGCTAAAACGTGTTCTGAAGTCTGTATTTGAACTCCGTTTTTCTCTAAATTTGTTCCTCTTTGTGTATTTACGACGTATTCTGCTCTTGCCTCAATTGTTGGTGCACCTTCTAAATCTACTCTACTAAAAGCAAAACCATGATTTATTGGAGCAGGTTTCAAAATCATATTAACAGTATTACCTGTATGAAGTCCTACACCAGATAAACTAACTTCTTTTTGAATCGTTTTTTGTTTCTTACTCATTATAATTCCTCTTTTTGAGACTTAAATTCTTTTTCTATATTGTTTATTCTGTTTACTATAGATGGTAATTTTTTAAAATATACAGAACTTCTATTATAATCTAAAGCTTTAAAAGCTGGCGAACCGTTTAAAATTTCGCCATCTTTTACATTTTTAGAAATTCCTGCTTGAGCTAGAATTTTAACGTTATTCCCTATTTTTAGATGTCCAGCCACACCAACTTGCCCACCAATCATACAATTATTTCCAATTTTTGTGGAACCAGCAATTCCAGTTTGCGATGCAATAACAGTATTTTTACCAACTTCTACATTGTGTGCAATTTGTATTTGATTGTCTAACTTAACTCCTTTTCTTATTATTGTAGAACCTAAAGTTGCTCTATCAATAGTAGATGCAGAACCAATATCTACATTATCTTCTATAATAACATTTCCAATTTGTGGAATTGCTTTGTATTCTCCATCTTCATTAGGTGCAAAACCAAAACCATCTGCTCCAATAACGCATCCTGAATGAATTTTACAATTACTCCCAATTACGGTTTCCGAATAAATTTTTACTCCTGCAAAAATCGTAGTATTATTACCTATAATTGAATTATCTCCAATATACGAGTTCGGAAAAATCTTTACATTATTTCCTATTTTAACGTTTTCGCCTATGTACGCAAATGCTCCAATATATTCGCTTTCTCCAATTGTAGCGGTTTCAGCAATAAAATGTGGTTGTTCTCTACCCTGTTTATTATTTTTTACTTCGTTGTAAAACTCTAATAATTTAGAGAAAGATTTGTACG
This genomic window contains:
- the efp gene encoding elongation factor P, with amino-acid sequence MATTSDIRNGLCIRYNNDIYKIIEFLHVKPGKGPAFVRTKLKSVTNGKVIDNTFPAGRKIEDVRVETHKFQFLYHDGEFYHFMNEADYTQIRLLEAALDTPGLMKEGEIVTIIINSEDNMPLSVEMPASVILEVTATEPGVKGNTATNATKPATVETGATVNVPLFINEGDKIKIDTAKGNYQERIKE
- the lpxD gene encoding UDP-3-O-(3-hydroxymyristoyl)glucosamine N-acyltransferase translates to MKFTAQQIADILEGDILGNPNEEVSTLSKIEEGKKGSLTFLSNPKYNSYLYTTNASVAIVNKSFVPEKEINTTLIQVENAYKSFSKLLEFYNEVKNNKQGREQPHFIAETATIGESEYIGAFAYIGENVKIGNNVKIFPNSYIGDNSIIGNNTTIFAGVKIYSETVIGSNCKIHSGCVIGADGFGFAPNEDGEYKAIPQIGNVIIEDNVDIGSASTIDRATLGSTIIRKGVKLDNQIQIAHNVEVGKNTVIASQTGIAGSTKIGNNCMIGGQVGVAGHLKIGNNVKILAQAGISKNVKDGEILNGSPAFKALDYNRSSVYFKKLPSIVNRINNIEKEFKSQKEEL
- a CDS encoding bifunctional UDP-3-O-[3-hydroxymyristoyl] N-acetylglucosamine deacetylase/3-hydroxyacyl-ACP dehydratase — protein: MSKKQKTIQKEVSLSGVGLHTGNTVNMILKPAPINHGFAFSRVDLEGAPTIEARAEYVVNTQRGTNLEKNGVQIQTSEHVLAAAVGLDIDNLLIEIDASEPPIMDGSSKFFIEALEKAGIEEQDAEVEEYIVKEIISYKDEVSGSEIILMPSDEYQVTTMVDFGTKILGTQNATLDKISDFKKEIADARTFSFLHEIEMLLENDLIKGGDLNNAIVYVDKELSESTMEKLKKAFNKKDISIKPNGILDNLTLHWANEAARHKLLDVIGDLALTGTRIRGKVIANKPGHLVNTNFAKKLAKIIKAEKRNNIPRYDLHQPPLLDIHQIMDILPHRPPFLLVDRIIELSDKHVVGMKNVTMNENFFVGHFPGAPVMPGVLQVEAMAQCGGILVLSTVPDPENYLTYFMKMDNVKFKQKVLPGDTLIFKCELITPIRRGICHMQAYAYANGKLVAEAELMAQIARKK
- the lpxA gene encoding acyl-ACP--UDP-N-acetylglucosamine O-acyltransferase, producing the protein MNQPLAYVHPQAKIARNAVIEPFTTIHNNVTIGSGTWIGSNVTIMEGARIGKNCRIFPGAVISAIPQDLKFDDEETTVEIGDNVTIRECVTINRGTSDRMKTVIGDNCLIMAYCHIAHDCFVGENCIFSNNSTLAGHVTIGDNVVLAGMVAVHQFASVGKHAFVTGGSLVRKDVPPYVKAAREPLSYVGINSVGLRRRGYTTEKIREIQNIYRILFQKNYNYTQAIDIIEAEMEATPERDEIIQFIKDSHRGIMKGYFNAS